AGTCGGGGCACTGGTacggtttctctccggtgtgggTTAGTATGTGCGTTTTCAGCGTGTTCGACTGAGAGAAACTCTTGTCACAGTAAGTGCAGTGGTGCGGTTTCTGACCCGAGTGTATTAGCCGGTGCCGTATTAAAGAGGCAACTTGAGAGAACTTCATGTCGCAGACGGAGCATtggaatggtttctctcctgtgtgcacCGTCTGGTGACGTCTCATGTTAGTCTTATCAGCGAAGCAcctgccacactgggagcattggtaaggtttctctcctgtgtgcttTCTCTCGTGGATTACCAATCTATGCTTTGAATTGAATTCCTGGCCGCAAGTAAGGCAGAGGTACGAATTGTTCTCTCTTACTTGCTCATTTGTTTTCTGATGCTTGGTTTTCTGATGAATCGACAAGGCCTGAAGCACCCTGAAACTCTTCCCGCAATCGGAGCAAAGGTGCTGTTTCTCCTCGTGGGTCACCACATGTTTCTTCAGCGCTCCTGACTCCACGAAGCCTTTCCCACAGACAGAACAGACGTGTGGCTTTGCTACTTGCTCTCTGTGCTGCGTTTTCTGATGTCTTCTCAAGGCGGAGAGGAAGGTAAAGCGCTTGCCGCAGTTGGCGCAGAGgtgaggtttctctccagtgtggatCCGCAGGTGAGTCTCTAACCCTGCCTTAGAAGCCAGCCTCTTCCCACAGTGAGGGCATGGCTCAGAGACCTGTGTCTTTCCTACCTTCTCTCCTTTATGTCTTCTAACATGTGTTCTAAGGTTCGAAGAGTCGTTAAATCGCTTCCCACAGAGAGGACACACAAAGGGTTTCTCACCGGAGTGCATACGAAGGTGCCTTTGATAACTATTTGAATGAGAGAAGCGCTTGTGGCATTGGGAGCAGCAGAAAGGCTTTTCACCAGTATGCGTCCTCTGGTGGCTTGACAGCCTTTCCTTTGTTGGGAAATGGCGCTTACATTCAGGGCATTGGAATTGGTCTCTATCTAGACGATGTGATTTGGAATGATTTGTTAAGCTAAGGAAGGACGTGAAAGTTTTTCCACAATCGGAGCAGAggtgaggtttctctcctgaaTGGATAGATTGATGTTTTTTTAAGTATCCAGAATCTCTGAAGCCTTTCCCACAGACAGAGCACACGTGGGGCTTCGCACTGTCTCCTGCGTGGAGTACCTGATGTCTTCTCAGAGACGAACGAAAacagaaactcttcccacagtcggAGCAGAGGtggggtttctctccagtgtgggtTCTTTGATGGGACCTCAAGGCTCCTGGCTGATTAAAGACTTTCCCACAGACTGAACATTTGTGCCGTTTCACTCCTCCGTGCTCTGAATGACAAAGTTTCTGATGTTTGGTCAAGGAGGGACGGAAAGCAAAACTCTTCCCGCAGTCGGGGCAGACGTGAGGTTTGTCTCCAGTGTGGGTCTTCAGGTGAATCTTTAGTCTTGTTTTGGTTGACAACTTCTTACCACAGTGAGCACATGGATGAAGGACTTGTTTCTTCACGGCCACATCATGTTCTGAGGAACCAACATTGTTTTTGGAAGGTTCCTCTTCAAAATGTTCTCCTGAGTGAGTTCTAAAGATGTGTTTCTTCAAGTTTCCTGGATCATTGAAATTCTTCCCACGAGCGCAAACGtacggtttctctccagtgtgagttAGCAGATGTCTCCTAAGACTGGAATGTGTACTGAATGTCTTTCTGCATTCAGAGCATGTGGTTTCAGAAACATGACATTTCTCTCCAGTATGAGTTTTCAGATGCCTGGTAAGGCTGGAAAATGTACTGAATACTCCCCCACATTCAGCACATATATTTTtctgtttctctccagtgtgagttAGCAGATGTCGCTCCAGAATGTCTTTTGtggcaaaactcttcccacactgagcaCAGGAGTGGGTTTTCTTGCGGGTTTTCTGCTCcggtgttttcctgcagtccatcAGCTGCACAGACACCCTCTTCAGACCCAAAATGAAgacgctaccgggagaggcacgacacagGGTCTTCGGGAGAGACGTGTCCTGTAAATCACAAAAATAGAGACGGAATTAATCAGGGTGGGAAATGCTCTTCTAACGGTCAATTAATTTTAAAGTCTTTAAATTCCCCTCATCCACGATTATGTAACCTCCTTCTCAAAAAGGAGAAAGGTCAAGAGGAAGATCCTCAGATATTCTCCTCCAATGTCTTTTATAGAAGGAAGTTGAGGAATCAATGAAGGACTGTTGAGAAACACTGACTGGGAAAAGAAACACTCCCTTTCCGACTGGGACAATAAACACTCCCTTTCCGACTGGGACAATAAACACTCCCTTTCCGACT
The nucleotide sequence above comes from Salvelinus namaycush isolate Seneca unplaced genomic scaffold, SaNama_1.0 Scaffold28, whole genome shotgun sequence. Encoded proteins:
- the LOC120039562 gene encoding zinc finger protein 665-like — encoded protein: MNREEGALMDEIEKSLWNLTEDNLRYLCERYGQDASEVKGMDHRSLRRKIMEEMWDNTDSMKLKEQGMSWLVQLKEDIRRIQEDASGAPSSPLQADDAVDWDEEWSGEGRAGLPSNGLEAESVSPRQSNDAADCDVEDADWLPSNRLEAELSPERHTLEQRVRGDTSLPKTLCRASPGSVFILGLKRVSVQLMDCRKTPEQKTRKKTHSCAQCGKSFATKDILERHLLTHTGEKQKNICAECGGVFSTFSSLTRHLKTHTGEKCHVSETTCSECRKTFSTHSSLRRHLLTHTGEKPYVCARGKNFNDPGNLKKHIFRTHSGEHFEEEPSKNNVGSSEHDVAVKKQVLHPCAHCGKKLSTKTRLKIHLKTHTGDKPHVCPDCGKSFAFRPSLTKHQKLCHSEHGGVKRHKCSVCGKVFNQPGALRSHQRTHTGEKPHLCSDCGKSFCFRSSLRRHQVLHAGDSAKPHVCSVCGKGFRDSGYLKKHQSIHSGEKPHLCSDCGKTFTSFLSLTNHSKSHRLDRDQFQCPECKRHFPTKERLSSHQRTHTGEKPFCCSQCHKRFSHSNSYQRHLRMHSGEKPFVCPLCGKRFNDSSNLRTHVRRHKGEKVGKTQVSEPCPHCGKRLASKAGLETHLRIHTGEKPHLCANCGKRFTFLSALRRHQKTQHREQVAKPHVCSVCGKGFVESGALKKHVVTHEEKQHLCSDCGKSFRVLQALSIHQKTKHQKTNEQVRENNSYLCLTCGQEFNSKHRLVIHERKHTGEKPYQCSQCGRCFADKTNMRRHQTVHTGEKPFQCSVCDMKFSQVASLIRHRLIHSGQKPHHCTYCDKSFSQSNTLKTHILTHTGEKPYQCPDCGKGFTEKKAIKKHQRDTHGTGAHSNTLLSHRD